The sequence below is a genomic window from Atribacterota bacterium.
AGGATGGATACCATTCCCAGCACCACCAGCCCATCATGAATCAGAGCGAAAACTGCAGTCGCCGCCGGTTCCAACTCAAACCGAAAAGCCACATAAATGAGAATCCCAGCAATAGCAGAAAGAAGCGCAATAATACCCATCCGGCGTAGTTCTGCTCCCACTGCCGGACCAACATCCTCAATCCGGGTCAACGTCACAGTACCAAATTGCTCTCGCAAAGCTTGCAGGAGCTGGTCTTGCATCTCTTTGCTCATTTTCAGAGTTCGGACCACCACTTCATCTTCCGAAAAACGCTGGATGATGCTTTTGGAAAGGTTGAGTGTATCCAGAACCACCCGCACCTCTTGGGGCTCAACTGCACGAGCAAAACGAAATTGGAGGAGCGTTCCCCCAGCAAAATCGACCCCATAGTTCAATCCCCGAACCGCAAGGCTTGTCACCCCGCATACGAGTATCACCAGGGAAATGACATAGGCAATCCGTCGAACCTTCATGAAATCAACGTGCGTCGCCTTAATGAATTCCATTCCGCCAACCCCCCTAATTCACACCCTTTATCTTGATTTTGTCAGCAAAAAGATCCAGGAACACTCGAGTAACCCATATCCCGGTGAACATGCTGCAGAGAATCCCCAGGCTCAGGGTGACACCAAAACCCTTGATTGGTCCAGAACCAAGAGAAAAGAGGAGCACCGCGGCAATCAGGGTGGTCACGTTGGAATCCAAAATGGTACGGAATGCCTTGCTAAAGCCAGCTTCGATGGAAGCTCGCCAGGTTTTTCCAGAACGATACTCTTCTTTGATCCGCTCAAAAATGATGACATTGGC
It includes:
- the secF gene encoding protein translocase subunit SecF — encoded protein: MEFIKATHVDFMKVRRIAYVISLVILVCGVTSLAVRGLNYGVDFAGGTLLQFRFARAVEPQEVRVVLDTLNLSKSIIQRFSEDEVVVRTLKMSKEMQDQLLQALREQFGTVTLTRIEDVGPAVGAELRRMGIIALLSAIAGILIYVAFRFELEPAATAVFALIHDGLVVLGMVSILGKEFTIPILAAVLTILGYSINDSIVIMDRIRENLVSRKKGEGFLQIVNRSLNETLSRTVNTALTTALPIIALLLFGGKMLQDFSLAILVGLVAGTYSSIFIVSALWVDLERRTRIRG